A genomic window from Algoriphagus sp. Y33 includes:
- a CDS encoding alpha/beta fold hydrolase produces MKKSILALAILVSLFTSSLMAQSKRVNASAGRAEYIEVEKNVKLHITDIGEGQPIVLIHGWPLNDEMYQYQYQYLSRKGFRVIGITLRGFGKSDKPYGKYDFDVFSDDIKVVLEKLNIQNAVLGGFSMGGAVVLHYVSKYDAAHVSKLALFGAAAPSWKQRDGSPHGISEADANGLITQTLTAREDLIAGLGSAFVAKEGNISKNVERWLEKMNLEASPYAVTESISALKDLDLRPELSRIKIPTAIFQGTQDKLCPFPFAEELNKGIKDSYLVRFENSGHALFVEEAEKFNTELEKFALK; encoded by the coding sequence ATGAAAAAGTCAATTTTAGCATTAGCAATATTAGTTTCTCTTTTCACTAGCAGCCTTATGGCACAAAGCAAAAGAGTTAATGCTTCGGCAGGAAGGGCAGAGTACATTGAGGTAGAAAAAAATGTTAAACTACATATTACAGATATTGGTGAAGGACAGCCCATTGTTTTGATCCATGGTTGGCCATTAAATGATGAGATGTATCAGTACCAGTACCAATACTTGAGCCGAAAAGGATTTAGGGTTATTGGTATTACACTTCGTGGTTTTGGCAAATCAGACAAACCATATGGAAAATATGATTTTGACGTGTTTTCTGATGACATTAAGGTGGTTTTGGAAAAGCTGAATATTCAAAATGCAGTTTTGGGTGGTTTTTCGATGGGAGGTGCAGTTGTTCTTCACTACGTTAGTAAATATGATGCAGCTCACGTGAGTAAGCTTGCTCTTTTTGGGGCTGCAGCCCCGTCATGGAAACAGAGAGATGGATCCCCTCACGGTATTTCCGAAGCTGACGCGAATGGATTAATTACCCAAACATTGACTGCTCGGGAAGATTTGATTGCAGGTCTTGGCAGTGCGTTTGTTGCCAAAGAGGGTAACATATCCAAAAATGTAGAAAGATGGTTGGAGAAAATGAATTTGGAAGCTTCTCCTTATGCCGTTACTGAATCAATTAGTGCTTTAAAAGACCTGGATTTACGTCCAGAGCTTTCAAGAATAAAAATTCCTACTGCCATATTCCAAGGTACTCAGGACAAGTTATGCCCATTTCCATTTGCCGAAGAGCTCAATAAAGGGATTAAAGACTCCTATTTAGTGAGGTTTGAGAACAGCGGTCACGCACTGTTTGTCGAAGAAGCGGAGAAATTCAATACTGAGCTTGAGAAATTTGCTCTTAAATAA
- a CDS encoding alpha/beta fold hydrolase has protein sequence MNKFTVKDGTEIYFKDLGAGQPIFFHHGWPLSSDDWDAQMMFFLEYGFRVIAHDRRGHGRSTQTFNGNDMDTYAADVAELVEFLDLENVIHVGHSTGGGEAIRYAAQHGKGRVAKVVLISAITPYMIADERNPNGVPLAVFDDIRHKTRHNRAQFYQDITIPFFGYNREGAEVIKGIQDNWWRQGMMGGIKAQYDCIKVFSETDFTEDLKSVEFPVLVLHGEDDQIVPYVTTAITAASLLQNGKLIIYPGFSHGMPTTEVATINKDILEFINS, from the coding sequence ATGAACAAATTCACAGTAAAAGACGGAACTGAAATTTATTTCAAAGATTTAGGGGCGGGTCAACCTATTTTCTTTCACCATGGATGGCCTTTGTCATCAGATGACTGGGATGCACAAATGATGTTTTTTCTAGAGTATGGTTTTAGAGTAATTGCACATGATAGACGTGGTCATGGTCGCTCCACTCAAACTTTCAATGGAAACGATATGGATACCTATGCTGCCGATGTGGCGGAATTGGTTGAGTTCTTGGATCTAGAAAACGTAATTCATGTGGGACATTCAACCGGAGGTGGAGAGGCCATCAGGTATGCTGCCCAACATGGAAAAGGCCGAGTTGCCAAAGTGGTCTTAATTAGTGCAATTACACCTTATATGATTGCAGATGAGCGCAATCCTAATGGTGTTCCCTTGGCAGTGTTTGATGATATTCGTCATAAGACACGACACAATAGAGCTCAATTTTATCAGGATATCACTATTCCTTTTTTCGGTTACAACCGTGAAGGAGCAGAAGTTATAAAAGGAATCCAAGACAATTGGTGGCGCCAGGGAATGATGGGGGGAATCAAAGCACAATACGATTGTATTAAAGTTTTTTCTGAAACTGATTTCACTGAAGATCTAAAAAGTGTGGAGTTCCCTGTTTTGGTTCTTCATGGTGAGGATGACCAAATTGTTCCTTATGTAACAACTGCTATTACAGCTGCTTCATTATTGCAGAACGGAAAATTGATCATCTACCCTGGTTTTTCCCATGGTATGCCAACTACGGAGGTAGCTACCATTAATAAAGACATCCTGGAATTTATAAACTCATAA
- a CDS encoding DUF305 domain-containing protein: MGRHTKVLITLLFLYWQLPVTKVIAQHTSMEHHQRRETSSKNIYLQMMDGMMAEMANIPITNSPEEEFMRQMTPHHHGAISMAEYEIIHGKDVKMIQLAKSILTEQKSQVIQMNRWLTQNPDIFLSDSTDYRKAMNKTMDIMMESIPSPEAPDTLDRAFALVMIPHHQAAINMAKVVIRYSTDQLILGFARHLISEEQIEIDLMKDFISK; this comes from the coding sequence ATGGGCAGGCACACCAAAGTACTTATCACTCTTCTGTTTTTGTATTGGCAGTTACCCGTAACAAAGGTGATAGCACAACATACCAGCATGGAACATCACCAGCGGAGAGAGACATCATCTAAAAATATTTACCTTCAAATGATGGATGGTATGATGGCAGAAATGGCCAATATTCCTATCACAAATTCGCCTGAAGAGGAGTTCATGCGCCAAATGACACCTCATCATCATGGGGCTATTTCCATGGCTGAATATGAAATAATACATGGAAAAGATGTTAAGATGATCCAACTCGCAAAAAGCATTTTAACTGAACAAAAAAGTCAGGTTATACAGATGAACCGTTGGTTAACCCAGAATCCAGACATCTTCCTATCCGACTCCACCGACTACCGAAAAGCCATGAATAAAACGATGGATATCATGATGGAATCCATACCATCACCTGAAGCCCCTGATACTCTGGACCGGGCATTTGCTTTAGTAATGATACCGCATCACCAAGCTGCCATAAATATGGCAAAAGTAGTAATCCGGTATAGCACGGATCAACTAATCTTGGGTTTTGCCCGGCACCTCATATCAGAAGAACAGATTGAAATTGACTTGATGAAAGACTTTATTTCCAAATAA
- a CDS encoding YncE family protein, producing the protein MTILTLMLGMLALYSFAQSPYTHDRVYTADQISNTVSVIDPSQNKLLGQITLGNPITDVLSPLYKGETLVHGLRYSPDLKILAVVAIGSNSISFISTETSKLLKTLYIGRSPHEPTFTPDHKQVWVTVRGEAYISVIDVQSMSEIKQIPVADGPGMVAFSPDGTRAYVCSSFTSEVDVINTKTYQLIKKIPVISPFSPNIFTSPDGKWVALTHKDVGKVSIINTENLTTSKVISTGAITNHVTFTTVNGRLKMLVSIGGENKVLAFDVADNFNLTDSINVGALPHGLWPSTDGNFLYVGLEFADQVQVINLHTMKVVATIPVGQSPQALVYAQNAVSETGKSGNEWSLKDMNSTQVITLRTTGLLQNASGRISVRQIGLTDLVEQAFYALEPNSDYLLVLSKATSPPYAVDYQLNEFRTDSNGKYSGQSTGLIKSGDSEETQPYQHILILDAKTRNPVLIDNLQTSLLDDVL; encoded by the coding sequence ATGACTATCCTAACTCTTATGTTGGGCATGCTTGCTCTATACAGCTTTGCCCAATCCCCATACACACATGACCGTGTATATACGGCAGACCAAATATCCAACACGGTATCTGTGATCGACCCATCACAAAACAAATTACTTGGGCAAATCACCTTAGGAAATCCTATTACCGATGTACTTAGCCCCTTGTATAAGGGTGAGACGCTGGTACATGGATTACGGTATTCTCCGGATTTGAAGATACTGGCAGTGGTGGCAATAGGATCAAATTCTATCAGTTTTATTTCCACTGAAACCAGCAAACTGTTAAAAACACTATATATCGGACGATCTCCACATGAACCTACTTTCACTCCGGACCACAAGCAAGTCTGGGTAACGGTACGCGGGGAAGCATACATCAGTGTAATTGACGTTCAATCCATGTCTGAAATCAAACAGATTCCTGTGGCAGATGGTCCTGGAATGGTGGCCTTTTCACCTGATGGAACCCGTGCTTATGTATGCTCCAGTTTCACATCTGAGGTGGATGTTATAAATACTAAAACCTACCAATTGATTAAGAAAATACCTGTGATCAGTCCGTTTTCACCAAATATTTTCACAAGCCCAGACGGAAAGTGGGTAGCGCTAACCCATAAAGACGTAGGTAAAGTGAGCATTATAAATACAGAAAATTTAACTACTAGCAAAGTAATAAGCACTGGTGCAATTACTAACCACGTCACATTTACTACAGTCAATGGTAGACTAAAAATGTTGGTCTCCATCGGAGGAGAGAATAAAGTGCTTGCATTTGATGTTGCTGATAATTTTAATTTAACAGACAGCATTAATGTAGGAGCATTGCCCCATGGTTTATGGCCTTCAACAGACGGTAATTTTCTATATGTTGGGCTGGAATTTGCTGACCAGGTCCAGGTGATTAATCTTCACACCATGAAGGTAGTAGCTACAATACCTGTAGGTCAAAGTCCACAAGCACTGGTTTATGCACAAAATGCGGTTTCAGAGACGGGTAAGTCCGGTAATGAATGGTCACTAAAGGACATGAATTCAACACAGGTAATTACATTGAGAACCACAGGGCTACTTCAAAATGCGAGTGGAAGAATTTCTGTACGACAAATTGGGTTAACTGATTTAGTGGAACAAGCTTTTTATGCACTTGAGCCAAACTCGGATTATTTGCTGGTTTTATCGAAAGCAACATCTCCACCCTACGCTGTAGATTACCAACTCAACGAGTTCCGGACAGATTCAAACGGAAAATATTCCGGACAATCCACCGGTTTAATAAAATCCGGAGATTCCGAAGAGACCCAACCATATCAGCATATACTAATTTTGGATGCAAAAACCCGTAACCCCGTACTTATTGACAACCTCCAAACTTCCCTCCTCGATGATGTTCTATAG
- a CDS encoding sensor histidine kinase, protein MVELEKVKSNHLGAQFELLKQQVNPHFLFNSLSTLKSMIELRDPHSNEFILKLSDFYRFTLEKRKQDVIPIQEELKILHSYIYLLRARFEDGLHLVDDTARVAHTGGIPPFTLQLLVENCIKHNVVTLDNPLTIKVYYDENVLVVENRISRKNKPEVSTTLGLENIDKRYLHLIGKNISIEKTSEIFRVKLPLIHEYHNN, encoded by the coding sequence ATGGTTGAACTGGAAAAAGTTAAGTCAAATCATTTAGGGGCTCAATTTGAACTCCTCAAGCAACAGGTAAACCCTCATTTCCTTTTTAATAGTCTCAGCACCCTAAAATCCATGATTGAGCTACGTGACCCGCACTCAAATGAGTTCATTCTTAAGTTATCAGATTTTTATCGCTTCACGCTAGAAAAGAGAAAGCAGGATGTGATCCCAATTCAGGAAGAATTAAAAATATTACATTCCTATATCTATCTACTTAGAGCAAGATTTGAGGACGGTCTTCACTTAGTTGATGATACTGCTAGGGTTGCACACACGGGAGGCATCCCGCCTTTTACTTTACAACTACTGGTAGAAAATTGCATCAAGCATAATGTGGTTACGTTAGATAATCCCTTAACAATCAAAGTATATTATGACGAAAATGTACTTGTGGTAGAAAACCGCATCTCCAGAAAAAATAAGCCGGAGGTTTCAACTACCCTTGGGCTCGAAAATATAGATAAACGTTATCTTCATCTTATTGGGAAAAATATCTCCATCGAAAAAACCTCTGAGATTTTCAGGGTAAAACTTCCATTAATCCATGAATATCATAATAATTGA
- a CDS encoding LytTR family DNA-binding domain-containing protein, with protein MNIIIIEDELKTAKALGQLIVSAEKSAHIESTIQSVAGAVSYLSSKPLPDLIFMDVQLGDGLCFDIFKQIAVAPPVIFCTAFDEYAMEAFRSNGIDYILKPFSSESVTAAMAKVRQMKNFFQTHENPINDLNTLLNQLNKKEKKGFLVYKNNKYITLQTDNIAYFYIRNETTKLVTFEAKEYLINYSLEELYDQLSSDQFYRANRQYLVNYSAIKEVEHYLARKLFVKLVIPTTEQLIVGKDKAAAFLNWLGNR; from the coding sequence ATGAATATCATAATAATTGAAGATGAGCTAAAAACTGCTAAAGCTCTAGGTCAGCTTATAGTTTCCGCTGAAAAATCTGCGCATATTGAATCTACCATCCAAAGTGTTGCCGGAGCAGTTTCTTATCTTTCATCAAAGCCTTTACCCGACCTGATCTTTATGGATGTGCAATTGGGGGATGGTTTATGTTTTGATATTTTCAAACAAATAGCCGTCGCCCCACCTGTAATATTCTGTACAGCTTTTGATGAATATGCAATGGAAGCGTTCCGCTCCAATGGTATTGATTATATCTTAAAACCTTTTTCCAGCGAAAGTGTAACCGCTGCTATGGCTAAAGTTCGCCAAATGAAAAATTTCTTCCAAACTCATGAAAACCCCATAAATGATCTAAATACTCTATTAAATCAGTTGAACAAAAAGGAAAAAAAAGGCTTTTTAGTATATAAAAACAATAAATATATAACATTACAAACAGATAATATTGCCTATTTCTATATCCGAAATGAAACAACAAAATTAGTGACTTTTGAAGCGAAAGAATACCTGATAAATTATTCACTGGAAGAATTATATGACCAACTCTCATCCGATCAATTTTACCGTGCAAACAGACAATACTTGGTTAATTATAGCGCAATCAAGGAGGTTGAGCATTACTTAGCTAGAAAGCTTTTTGTAAAATTAGTAATTCCCACGACTGAGCAACTGATCGTGGGTAAAGACAAGGCTGCAGCATTTTTAAACTGGTTGGGAAATCGTTAA
- a CDS encoding OsmC family peroxiredoxin has product MNRSAKAIWNGTIKEGSGSLSTQSKSLFKMPYSYVSRFEKQTGTDPEELMAAAHAGCFTMKLSAELTSAGFPPEILVTESVVSLINGTITCSALTLEAKVPGITEMRFLQIAEHAKATCPISMAIKVEITLEVRLQ; this is encoded by the coding sequence ATGAACCGTTCAGCAAAAGCCATCTGGAATGGTACGATCAAAGAAGGTAGTGGAAGTCTTTCAACTCAAAGTAAAAGTTTGTTTAAAATGCCATATTCTTATGTTTCAAGATTTGAAAAACAAACAGGAACAGATCCGGAAGAATTAATGGCGGCGGCACATGCGGGTTGTTTCACGATGAAGCTAAGTGCAGAACTAACTTCTGCTGGATTTCCTCCTGAAATACTTGTTACGGAATCTGTTGTATCGTTAATCAATGGCACTATTACTTGTTCGGCACTTACACTGGAGGCGAAAGTACCAGGAATTACAGAGATGCGGTTTTTGCAAATTGCAGAACATGCAAAGGCTACTTGCCCGATTAGTATGGCTATTAAAGTAGAAATCACATTAGAAGTTAGACTTCAATAA
- a CDS encoding gluconate 2-dehydrogenase subunit 3 family protein, with amino-acid sequence MNRRENLKLLFTGSVGTGLFMTGCSPEEQALPPKAVLSGETKGYRTEEERQRDQELLSETFFTKDERKKLGTLVDIILPKDEESPAATEVGVVDFMEFMMKDQPSNQTPMRGGLMWLDFEANEKFGKTFNELSNDQVIEIVEEVAWPEKAKPAYQGAVSWFNMLRNLTCSGYFSTEAGWKYIGYVGNQPNVWDGVPQDVMDRYGLKLEEKYLPIYLKPEQRGIVAQWDDEGNLIG; translated from the coding sequence ATGAACAGACGGGAAAATCTGAAACTACTCTTTACCGGTTCTGTTGGCACGGGCTTATTTATGACTGGCTGCTCTCCTGAAGAGCAGGCATTGCCACCAAAGGCCGTTTTGAGTGGGGAAACTAAAGGTTATAGAACCGAGGAAGAGAGACAACGCGACCAGGAATTGCTTTCAGAGACCTTTTTTACGAAAGATGAAAGAAAAAAACTGGGAACTCTGGTAGACATTATACTGCCAAAGGATGAGGAATCTCCTGCTGCCACAGAAGTGGGAGTGGTGGATTTTATGGAATTTATGATGAAGGACCAGCCAAGCAATCAGACTCCTATGAGAGGTGGTTTGATGTGGTTGGATTTTGAGGCCAATGAAAAGTTCGGCAAAACCTTCAATGAACTTTCCAATGATCAGGTTATCGAGATTGTTGAGGAGGTGGCTTGGCCGGAAAAGGCAAAGCCAGCATACCAGGGAGCGGTAAGCTGGTTCAATATGCTACGAAATCTGACCTGCTCCGGATATTTCTCCACTGAAGCAGGCTGGAAATACATCGGCTATGTAGGTAATCAGCCGAATGTCTGGGACGGGGTTCCGCAGGATGTGATGGACAGATACGGTCTAAAACTTGAGGAAAAATATCTCCCGATTTATCTCAAACCCGAGCAGCGGGGTATAGTTGCCCAATGGGACGATGAGGGAAATTTAATTGGGTGA